GCCAAGTCCACCTCGGAGTTCATCATTGCCAAGTCCACCTCGGAGTTCATCGTTGCCAAGTCCACCCAAGAGCGTGTCGTTGCCGTCGCCCCCTCGGAGTTCATCGTTCCCCCCCTGACCATCCAGGTAATCATCGTCTTCTGCACCAAATATGCGCTCATCCGCACTCGTACCAATCACGCGGTCATCGCCAGTTTTGCTATTGACTTTATTTTTCTGGAGATGAGTGAGTTTACTCATATAGATGATGTCGTTACCAGAAGTGGTTTGATTATTCGCCACGATCAGGTCAAAAGCATCGCTCGCTGTGCCATCATGTCCATCATTGGCGGTGACATTGACTGTAAAGATGCCTGGGTTAGAAGTCGTGCCTGAGAGAAGACCCGTTTCGGGATTGATACTAAAGCCGTTGGGTAAGCCCATTGCAGTGTAGGTCAGGCTATCTTCTGGGTTAGGGTCGCTAAAATGGGTGCTGACATTCAAGGAGAACAGATCATTTACTGAGGCAATTTGATCCTCAATCCCTGCTCCAACCACAGTGGGAATATTGTTATCTGATTGCACCTCTAACGTGACCTGGGCGCTCTTAATACCCCCCTTACCATCCGAAACAACATAGTAGAAGATTTCTGTACCCGAAAAGTTAGCTTGGGGTTCGTAGCGAATTGTCTGATCTTCATTCAGCGTGATACTGCCTGTCAGACCATCCGGAGCAGTTAGCAGCGTAATCTCCAAGGAATCGCCATCGGGGTCAATATCATTTGCCAACACATCGATTGTTGCTGGTGCCTTGTTATTGAGGGTAAAGACATCCGCTTCTGCAATGGGAGCCTCGTTGCTGATTGGGACTTGCTGGGCGGGATTATTAACCTGTTCTGCTGCTTCGTTAATCTTCTCATCCAAACTGCTTCCTGTGTAGGTTTGGATAACGGTTTCCCCATCTTTGCTGCCTGCACCCAATTCTTTGAGATCTTGGGGAATGAGAGTTTGTGCCACATACTGCACTTGGGCAATTTGGGTCAGTTTCTCATCAACATCTAGGTCTTGAGCCACCACAATCTCTTGGATTTGAGCATTGCTGGCAGAAATCACCTCTGCCACCTGAGTGGCGACTTCTGGGGCAAGCTGAGGAACAGTGGCTGCTATTAAGTCTTGTAACATCGTCTGTTGGGTTAAATCCGCTAAGGCACTTGGGGGTTGGGCGACCACGTAATCCGCCACCGCCTGAATTACCGTGTCTGCTGCGGTGAACGTTGACTGCTCTGTATCCGTACCTTGTAACAGTTCACTCATTTGTACAAATAAGCTCTGTAACTGGACTTGTTGAGCAAAGATTGCGATCGCATCAGGATCGCCTTGTTCGGCAGCGGCGAGGGCGTTGTAGGTACTGAGGTCTATTCCAGTGGGAAGGCTAAAAGCATCCTTAACGAGATTTGTGGCGACATCCGGTGTTCGTTCTGACTGCGCGAGTTTGGTGGTGAGGCGATCAAACAAATCCACGAAGAACGGCTCTAGTACCGCCGCCGTTGTTGTGGTATCTATTAACGGCACGACGACATCGGCGATTTTTTCAGCGATTTCAGCGTAAGTTAATGTGCCATCGCCTAAGAGGGTTATAATCGTTTGACTATCAAGAGCAATCTGGTTCGCCACCTCGCTGATGTCGGTAGGAACAGCCAGTCCTGGGGCGGCTGACTGCAATACAGGAATGGCATAAGTCAGTAAATTCTCAATGCTAGTTGCTTGATCGAGGGCGAGCGTGCCATTGGCGATCGCAACAACCACTGCATCTATTAAGATGTTGGCAATTGAAGCTTCTGTCAGACTGCCTGTTTCGCCCTGACTCTCCAGAATCATCTGAGTGCCACGAATCAGGAAGTTTTGCAGTTTCACTTGGGCTGCTAGAACCTGTAACCCTTGATTTTGTTGGGCTGTATCCTCGGTTTGGGCTAGGGCAGCGATGGGATCGAAGTTCGTTAAATCCAGATCGAACGCTGCCAGACCTAACCCCGCTTGTAGCTGAGTTTCGGCAGTTGCTAAATCAAGCTCGGATAGTTCCGCAACCAACGTGGTGAACGGCGTGGCGACTGTTGCATCTGCGGTGGTTTTGAGGGGGACGGTTTGGGGTTGATTGGTAGAAGTATCAATCCCTTCAATTGCAATAATTTGCCCTTCGGTACTGTCAATTTCACCGTTTTGATTAATATCGAACAAGGTGAGGGGAATATCGAGTTGATAAGATCCATCTGCGTTGCTATAGGTGAGAGGTTCGGTTAAATCCCACTGTCCGTTAAAGTTGGCATCAAAGAAAATCTGGCTACCTGCGAGATATCCATCAAATGCCCTCCCCGCTTTAATCCCAGCTGGGCCTAGATCAAAGCTAAATAATGGCCAAGTTGCTAGATTAGCTTGATAGACGGTTGCGCCTAATGCTTTGATTTGTGCAGCTAAAAAGGCATTAATTCCCCCATACAAGCGGAACACATTCCACAGTCCCCCATTTTTAGCTTGTTGCACAATCTCCGAAACATGAATGCGTCCATCACTCTTACCAATCGTTTCACCAACATCAATCAAGTCAAGGTTAGCCGTTCCCTTAACACCCCCTATAACATAGCCTGACGCAACACCGACATCCACCTTTGCACCCGCAGCAACAGAGGCATTAAGTGTCACCTCTGGTCGATCTTCTCCGGTTCCGTTAACATTCGTGCGATCGCTGATATAAATGCCGTCAAGAGGTAAAAAGCTATAAGCTGTTTGTTGTAAAGAATTACTTCTATCCCAGGTTCCATCTTTAACTATTTTCGCCAATCGATTAATTCCACTGGTATCAAAACCGAAAGCAAGATTTAAAGCTGCATTTAAGTTTCCTTGCAAAAGTACAGAAATTGGCCCCCAAATTGGGAATTTTTTTTCTAGACTAAAATCGAGAATAAAAGGAGGAAGTTGTAATCCCAAAAGTGGCACATCTTCGCCCTTAATCAGACCTGGAATATTGGAGAAAATTAGCGGGGAGATAATACTATCATTAAGGACATTTTTCGCCTTATCAATTAACTCTTTTTGTTTGGGAGTAGCAGTCGTATTTTGGGCATTTAACTGGTCAATCACCTGCTGAGTTGTCAGTTCCCCTGCATTAGAACCAGGTGGCTTGGGATAAGTAACACTGCCAAAATTAATGATTATGCCTGAATCTTGTTCAGCTTTAAATTCGGAAAGGATGTCGATATAAGTATAAATTTTGTTAAGTAAAGAATAAAATTTATCTACTCCCTTGATAGCATCTTCAATCTGAGCAGCTTTATCGGGGTTAAGTAGTTTATCAATACTACCAGCCATCTCTAGTAACGTTACTTTTCCATCTTTATTGATATCAAAAGCAGGAGTTAAGCCCAAACTAGAGATTAGTTTGACCTCACTACCTAAGGCATTAATAACTGGACGAATGGGCGCGATATATTTATCAACTTGTTCTGCAAAAGGTTGTACCTGTTTACCTAGCCACGAACCTAAATCTAAACGAAGGTTATTAACTGAGGCAGTAAAAGGAGATTTGGTAGGATCGTTTATAAATTTCTTACCTTGACCGTTTTTATACTCATAAAGCAGCGGAGTATATGCGTATGCTATTTCTGTTGCTAAATTTGGCAATCCTTGACCTAACTTATCTGCACCAAATTGAGCTTGCAGACCTAAATTTGCTGAAATAGAACCACTAGCTGCAAACTGGTCTTTAAAAAGAGAGAGTGTAGTCTTACCAATCGATAAATTATTGCCAAACTCTGTGGAACTCAATCGATTGCCATCATCCCTGAGAACAATTAAATTACCATCTCCACTATCATATCGACCATTTTTATTTTTGTCTAAAGCTTCAATGATTGGAAATGTGCCATCGGGTAGGGAATTAACAAAAGGTTCCGATGGTGTAGGTATTTCAATAACATCATCTTCGCTTTCAAAATTAACTGGCGAATATACCCCCTGGTAAGATAATGGTGTAAATAAGCCATCATTATTGTTGTCTGCAAAAAGAATAGCTGGCTTAGATTTAACAGCCCAGAGAGTATAAGTTCTTCCTTCTCCCTTGGATTCATCGTATTTGCCATCGTTATCTTTATCAAAAGGTTCTTTTACAAAACCATCTGATGGAAAACTCTGACCTACGGACTTGATCCAAGGTTCTTCATAATCCCAAATTGTGTTACCGTTAGCATCTAAAAAACGAAACCCATTAGCATCATTTGGATCTTCTGGATTAAACTTAGAGTTATGCTGATCGAACTGAAGGGCATAGTCTGGAACAAAGGTATATAGTGTACCTCGATTTTGATAGCGATCATTACGATCATAAAAACCATTGAGATTACTATCAAACTGAGTCTCATATTTTAAGTCAAATTCTCCATTAGTCAGAAGTCCACCGATGGGTTCAAATCCCTCCACTAAACCAGTATCATTGACATCAAACCAACGTACAGATGGACTTGGAAATAAGCTGGGTTCTTGATATAAAGTTGGGCTAATTTTCTCTCCAGTCTGGATGATAACAATTTCTGTCCCCTCAGAAGGAGTATATTCAGTTTTGGGTTTGGGATTACCATTCTCATCCTTGGAAATTTCTTTAACGAAATCATTGACAATTTTTAACTTGACATTTTTAGAATTGCCGACAAAAGTTACTCCTGTTTGCAATTCATTAGCATCCAGTTTGCCGTTTTTGTTGGCATCTAGGAATTTGTAACCAGTTCCAATGTCAGCATCTTTAAGACCAAACTTGAAAGTAATACCAGCTTTTGTTTTTGTGCCAAAACTACTATCGTTGTCTCTAAAAGTTCCTGTTAATGGTCCTAAAAATCCTTCCGCTTGGAAGCCGGGCAAGGATATTCCCAAATTGACTGTCAATGAAGTTTGCTCAGTGTCAATAAAAAATGCTCCCTTTGCTGACTGACCGGGCTGTTCTCCCGGGATAAACCCTAAAATTACATCAGGAGCAACAGTTTTTACTGAATCGAAAACAGAATTAAGTGATATACCTTTTGACTTAATTTCCGATAGAGATTTAGGAGATTTTGATTGTAATCCAAAACCCAGAGATAAAATTGCCGTTCCTGCAACTTCGGCTTTCCCCTTAACCTCTAGTCCAAAACTATCACTACTGAGATCAGCTTTAAGGTCTTGGTTCCATGCTGGGTATGATATTGTAATTGAAAGGTTAAACCCTAATCCATTCTTGGCAGCAAAGCCACCAGATACTTTCACTTTCAAACCTGTGTTGGCAAGAGCAGATTCGAGACCTTCTTTGATAAAGGTAACAAAATCTTTGACTTTAACTCCCTCTGCCTGTTTCATTTTTTCCGTCAGAGCTGCTTTGAAAGGCATTAACTGATCGGCTATGGAAGAAGCAGACCCAATAATCGGAATTTCAATGATGCCGAGTTGTTCTTGGAGTTGTGTGTCTAAATCATTGAGGATTCCATCAAAAGCATCGTCGAAGGCGTCAGCTTCATCGGCACTTAAGACGCGATCGCTCGCATCCACCACTTCAACTGCCACGGGATCAACGGCAATGTCATTGTATGCTTGATCTGTGCTGCTGAAGCTGAGGCTCAGAGGAGCGGTTTCACGGGGTTCTGTTGCGCTGTCTTCAATGGCTTCAACAATGACGATTTGTGGCGTATTCCAGTTCTCTGGGGTAAAGGTGAGGCTAGTTACATCCGTTTCCCAAGCTGTACTTGTGCCTAAGTTAATAGTGACATCTGCCGTGGGTTGGCTGCTTAACTGCACCGTAAAGGAATCGAGTTCTCCGGTTTCTTCCACTACCGTAGTGCCATCGGTCTCAACAATCTGCACGCCAGCCTGGTCATTATCCCCCACCTTGACCTGGATAGAACCAGCTTCTAGACCGTTGTAGAGGGGATCAGAACTGCTGAGGGTGTGGGTAATGGGGGTGGTGCGGTTCCCCTGAGCAATGGCATCATCCTGCACGGCTACTGTTACACTTTGGGCAACATTCCAGTTGTCA
This genomic window from Planktothrix sp. FACHB-1365 contains:
- a CDS encoding Calx-beta domain-containing protein; protein product: MDTSKMIFGETGQDSILDLNSIVISAKVRAIDLLCHFAERENFEANLSLAFGDRFDTARAENLRHKLLNKTVELPTLEIRSAGELNGANGSYAAASHTIYLSEEFLTENANNLDKVVAVLLEEIGHDFDVQLNRTDSLGDEGELFSALVRDERLDEQQLQAIQSEDDTATIVLDGQPVQVETANDKIYVTTLSEDLFGTNFVSLREAIELANSTPESDIIDLSRVSGNIDLLFAPLYITSDITFVGDGNDVVNGRGTFRIFNISSGNVTFSNLTIANGLAQGANALGNGGGAAGVGGALFINSGLVTLDRVTISSSRAIGGNGGSGGSGEGNGQGGNGGRSPGIDGTDGFAGYTGAGSSGGTAGPKGIGNNDSLGGRDGFSPSTGGGAGGDFSGGGGGGGGGGGEGGNGVAEPAGIAGGKGGDGGIGGDGGFGGGGGGGGGGGGGGGGGTGTPGNGGSGGSGGSGGAYGGAGGVGDIGQRGNEDRVGGNGGRGGGGAGLGGAIFVNAGASLVLSNTSFSGNSVTGGQGGTGATSGKAEGANFFVRNGGQVYSLNPTAFSTGFYFDAKSSPTSNNNIQSLPTLSVVKKFDTKEGSNNAGEYTFTLDKPFLAPLTIKYSLSGTATKNQDYTTSETLIIPANTTSATLNVTTQDDNIYEGDETVILTLNPGVYIINNNQKTATVTLADNEPVVSVVGQSNPKENGTNGSFIINLTEPAPANFKVFYTISGDASEGNDYTTLSREVLVPQGAKTSTISVEAKDDALYDPNETITLTLTNPTQNNYGVDTANNKATLTLEDNDILPIARIEKVSNATETGTTGQFKIILSAPALEGGATISYDLTGTAKEGEDFSSITRSVTIPKGQTEALIDITPLNDGISEVPDEDVIITLKEPTASNQNPNTGGKSYTLEGSPQKTASLTIEDDDAIPVASITATTDPREADSTPGEFTITLTTPALEGGTTIPYSVSGSATAGIDYELLSGNIIIPQGEKSGKVTINPIDDANYDPDETIVVTLTPPAGDALYDLNPEQNTATLTLQDNDALAVAKVVKVSDASENGTVGLFRVELDAPAPKGGVTIQYNFSGNANISSDYQASLTPVIISEGLTSALIPITPIDDAITEETETITLTLASAAGYTLSENSLIATINLTDNDQAGATVSATQLVTTETGNQAQFEVSLTSQPTAPVTIAVEGLETAEGSVDRSSLRFTDTNWNIPQTVTVSGVDDADVDGSQTYNLTLKSNSDDANYNNQILGTVEVTNIDNDGYGVLVIPSSGKTQVSESGNAETYELQLTKTPTSPVEVTIQADAQLQVSLDGTTYADQHILSLTDTTPQTVYVKAVDDGQVEGGHAGRITHSISSSTDPNYTSSTAIADLDISIQDNDVPTLSIASTDDASEQSLVTGAFNLVLSDPAPANGVTVNYRIESSSTATLGSDYTALSGTAFIPPGATGTSVQVFPVQDPITEAGGETVKLTLEAGNGYTLDSTPSATVTIYDDDIPGVRINETGNRTLVTEGGLGDVYTVVLTSQPDNNVLIAVNANTELEVDQTLLTFTPDNWQTPQQVIASAPNNNQVDGDRSGTVSHTVSSTDSTYGSNANLEAANGYPPRAISVTILEDDVAGVNFAQTGNITEVSENGITDTYSVKLSSQPTANVTVNFNTDQQLQAIAPITFTPDNWNVAQSVTVAVQDDAIAQGNRTTPITHTLSSSDPLYNGLEAGSIQVKVGDNDQAGVQIVETDGTTVVEETGELDSFTVQLSSQPTADVTINLGTSTAWETDVTSLTFTPENWNTPQIVIVEAIEDSATEPRETAPLSLSFSSTDQAYNDIAVDPVAVEVVDASDRVLSADEADAFDDAFDGILNDLDTQLQEQLGIIEIPIIGSASSIADQLMPFKAALTEKMKQAEGVKVKDFVTFIKEGLESALANTGLKVKVSGGFAAKNGLGFNLSITISYPAWNQDLKADLSSDSFGLEVKGKAEVAGTAILSLGFGLQSKSPKSLSEIKSKGISLNSVFDSVKTVAPDVILGFIPGEQPGQSAKGAFFIDTEQTSLTVNLGISLPGFQAEGFLGPLTGTFRDNDSSFGTKTKAGITFKFGLKDADIGTGYKFLDANKNGKLDANELQTGVTFVGNSKNVKLKIVNDFVKEISKDENGNPKPKTEYTPSEGTEIVIIQTGEKISPTLYQEPSLFPSPSVRWFDVNDTGLVEGFEPIGGLLTNGEFDLKYETQFDSNLNGFYDRNDRYQNRGTLYTFVPDYALQFDQHNSKFNPEDPNDANGFRFLDANGNTIWDYEEPWIKSVGQSFPSDGFVKEPFDKDNDGKYDESKGEGRTYTLWAVKSKPAILFADNNNDGLFTPLSYQGVYSPVNFESEDDVIEIPTPSEPFVNSLPDGTFPIIEALDKNKNGRYDSGDGNLIVLRDDGNRLSSTEFGNNLSIGKTTLSLFKDQFAASGSISANLGLQAQFGADKLGQGLPNLATEIAYAYTPLLYEYKNGQGKKFINDPTKSPFTASVNNLRLDLGSWLGKQVQPFAEQVDKYIAPIRPVINALGSEVKLISSLGLTPAFDINKDGKVTLLEMAGSIDKLLNPDKAAQIEDAIKGVDKFYSLLNKIYTYIDILSEFKAEQDSGIIINFGSVTYPKPPGSNAGELTTQQVIDQLNAQNTTATPKQKELIDKAKNVLNDSIISPLIFSNIPGLIKGEDVPLLGLQLPPFILDFSLEKKFPIWGPISVLLQGNLNAALNLAFGFDTSGINRLAKIVKDGTWDRSNSLQQTAYSFLPLDGIYISDRTNVNGTGEDRPEVTLNASVAAGAKVDVGVASGYVIGGVKGTANLDLIDVGETIGKSDGRIHVSEIVQQAKNGGLWNVFRLYGGINAFLAAQIKALGATVYQANLATWPLFSFDLGPAGIKAGRAFDGYLAGSQIFFDANFNGQWDLTEPLTYSNADGSYQLDIPLTLFDINQNGEIDSTEGQIIAIEGIDTSTNQPQTVPLKTTADATVATPFTTLVAELSELDLATAETQLQAGLGLAAFDLDLTNFDPIAALAQTEDTAQQNQGLQVLAAQVKLQNFLIRGTQMILESQGETGSLTEASIANILIDAVVVAIANGTLALDQATSIENLLTYAIPVLQSAAPGLAVPTDISEVANQIALDSQTIITLLGDGTLTYAEIAEKIADVVVPLIDTTTTAAVLEPFFVDLFDRLTTKLAQSERTPDVATNLVKDAFSLPTGIDLSTYNALAAAEQGDPDAIAIFAQQVQLQSLFVQMSELLQGTDTEQSTFTAADTVIQAVADYVVAQPPSALADLTQQTMLQDLIAATVPQLAPEVATQVAEVISASNAQIQEIVVAQDLDVDEKLTQIAQVQYVAQTLIPQDLKELGAGSKDGETVIQTYTGSSLDEKINEAAEQVNNPAQQVPISNEAPIAEADVFTLNNKAPATIDVLANDIDPDGDSLEITLLTAPDGLTGSITLNEDQTIRYEPQANFSGTEIFYYVVSDGKGGIKSAQVTLEVQSDNNIPTVVGAGIEDQIASVNDLFSLNVSTHFSDPNPEDSLTYTAMGLPNGFSINPETGLLSGTTSNPGIFTVNVTANDGHDGTASDAFDLIVANNQTTSGNDIIYMSKLTHLQKNKVNSKTGDDRVIGTSADERIFGAEDDDYLDGQGGNDELRGGDGNDTLLGGLGNDELRGGLGNDELRGGLGNDELRGGDGNDTLMGSTTGIDSTHQIDKLNGGNGANTYILGNDTSVFYSSNLLNDYAEISSFDADDRIQLKGVASDYSLRSVPSSVSAKKASVGIFTQSGTELIAVINQGLNTKINLEEDGRFNFLG